In the Leptospira sp. WS4.C2 genome, one interval contains:
- a CDS encoding SPOR domain-containing protein — MKERVFYVINLDKQRIGVLSLFLFALFFSIFFLGVSVGKGKQEETVTRAKSSEPIPADLALTNGSIPSPTAANVADAAVGTNAASSLVQGTKTKEQTNLGAEIPMADVGNHPYFVETSTAKDEEEERKQQIVDLTKRTEKKVSITKGEERTKNLVSTSKHSKSLRTSSQMGTVAKSEGKQFTIQLAAFTSRQSAETFLSQLRADNNGKLAAKTFIVVKNGFFVVQMGKSKDKSSLTKTLSKTSMPKEIKSKAMVVSYQPLS, encoded by the coding sequence ATGAAAGAAAGAGTATTTTACGTAATCAACCTAGATAAACAAAGAATTGGAGTTTTGTCCCTCTTTCTTTTTGCCCTTTTCTTTTCGATTTTCTTTCTCGGAGTTTCCGTAGGAAAGGGAAAACAAGAGGAGACTGTCACTCGAGCCAAATCTTCGGAACCAATTCCCGCAGACCTCGCACTCACCAATGGCTCCATCCCTTCTCCGACAGCTGCCAATGTAGCCGATGCGGCAGTGGGAACAAATGCAGCATCTTCACTCGTACAAGGAACCAAAACCAAAGAGCAAACAAACCTTGGTGCGGAAATTCCAATGGCAGATGTAGGAAACCATCCCTATTTTGTCGAAACTTCCACTGCGAAAGACGAAGAAGAAGAAAGAAAACAACAAATCGTAGATTTGACAAAACGAACGGAAAAGAAAGTAAGTATTACCAAAGGGGAAGAACGAACCAAAAACCTGGTATCTACTTCCAAACATTCGAAATCACTAAGAACTTCCTCACAAATGGGGACAGTTGCAAAATCAGAAGGGAAACAATTTACCATTCAGTTGGCGGCTTTTACTAGCAGACAATCTGCTGAGACGTTTTTATCCCAACTAAGAGCAGATAACAATGGTAAGTTGGCAGCGAAAACCTTTATCGTAGTAAAAAATGGTTTCTTTGTGGTGCAAATGGGAAAATCAAAAGATAAATCTTCCCTTACCAAAACTCTATCCAAAACTTCCATGCCTAAAGAAATTAAATCCAAGGCCATGGTTGTGAGTTACCAACCGCTTTCCTAA
- a CDS encoding alpha/beta fold hydrolase: MKTHWKPFATIILSTLLFVHCASTLHKTGISLERYRSDLETKSILVENLNWKYTEKTGDGETLVVVHGFGGDKDHWTRFSRHLPKGFRVIAPDLPGFGESDKPEGIIYTQEAQADRLYQFTETLGLKSFHIAGNSMGGGISGIFAAKYPEKVKSLILFDNAGIKSPTPSEMQAIEMSGKPSPLLLTSPEDFDRLIAFTFVKPPYLPGFLKTYFAKKSFANRDWNASILKQIRKEGYFLEGKLGKIQSPTLVIWGKEDKVIHYTVMDVLKEKMKRKPETVLLENMGHAPMIEDPPLSAKLVQDWIFNLQTPKN, encoded by the coding sequence ATGAAGACCCATTGGAAACCATTCGCAACCATTATCCTATCCACACTCCTTTTTGTTCATTGTGCATCCACCCTCCACAAAACAGGAATTAGTCTAGAGAGATACAGATCCGACTTAGAAACCAAATCCATTTTAGTAGAAAACTTAAACTGGAAGTATACAGAAAAAACCGGTGATGGAGAAACTCTAGTCGTGGTACATGGATTTGGTGGAGACAAGGACCACTGGACCCGGTTTTCAAGACACCTCCCCAAAGGGTTCCGAGTCATAGCTCCCGACCTACCCGGTTTTGGAGAATCCGACAAACCAGAAGGAATCATTTACACCCAAGAAGCCCAGGCAGACAGGCTATACCAATTCACAGAAACCTTAGGACTAAAGAGCTTCCACATCGCAGGGAATTCCATGGGTGGTGGGATCTCTGGAATTTTCGCAGCTAAATATCCAGAGAAAGTAAAATCTCTCATTCTTTTTGACAATGCAGGAATCAAAAGCCCCACCCCAAGTGAAATGCAAGCGATCGAAATGTCAGGAAAACCGAGCCCACTCCTACTCACAAGTCCGGAAGACTTTGATAGACTGATTGCCTTTACTTTTGTGAAGCCACCTTATCTCCCCGGATTTTTAAAAACCTACTTTGCAAAAAAATCCTTTGCCAATAGAGATTGGAACGCATCCATTCTAAAACAAATCAGAAAAGAAGGTTATTTTCTGGAAGGGAAATTGGGAAAAATCCAATCTCCCACCCTTGTCATTTGGGGAAAAGAAGACAAAGTCATCCACTACACAGTGATGGATGTCTTAAAAGAAAAAATGAAAAGAAAACCAGAGACTGTCCTTTTGGAGAATATGGGACATGCTCCGATGATTGAAGACCCCCCATTGTCCGCCAAACTGGTACAAGACTGGATTTTCAACCTGCAAACACCCAAAAATTAA
- the coaE gene encoding dephospho-CoA kinase (Dephospho-CoA kinase (CoaE) performs the final step in coenzyme A biosynthesis.): MQPKHNNKTLIGITGSIGSGKSTVLAMFGELGAETISSDTIARGFTEPNSPVIKELVSIFGESVLNADGVPSRTKIAELAFSDKSKLNALNELLHPLVRKSFLEFLHSRKDGSIIAWEVPLLFETDAYTLCDFTVTVAVKPEVAWERVMGRGGMDKEDFQRRNLSQMDLEKKKSLSDFVVTNDNQREELKEQIAIIYSEIKQRIQS; the protein is encoded by the coding sequence GTGCAACCAAAACATAACAACAAAACATTGATAGGAATTACCGGATCCATTGGGTCAGGAAAGTCCACTGTACTTGCTATGTTTGGCGAGTTAGGAGCAGAAACGATTAGCTCCGATACCATTGCCCGTGGTTTTACGGAACCAAATAGTCCAGTCATCAAAGAATTGGTTTCTATATTCGGAGAATCTGTCTTGAATGCAGACGGAGTGCCTTCCAGAACAAAGATTGCAGAGCTCGCCTTCTCCGACAAATCAAAGCTAAATGCTCTAAACGAACTCCTTCATCCCTTAGTCCGTAAATCCTTTTTGGAATTTTTACATTCACGAAAAGACGGCAGTATCATCGCTTGGGAAGTCCCCCTTCTTTTCGAAACCGACGCCTACACTCTATGCGACTTCACAGTTACTGTTGCTGTAAAACCAGAGGTGGCTTGGGAGCGAGTGATGGGACGTGGTGGGATGGATAAGGAAGACTTTCAAAGACGGAATCTTTCCCAAATGGACTTAGAGAAAAAAAAGTCTCTCTCCGATTTTGTCGTAACGAACGATAATCAAAGGGAAGAGTTAAAAGAACAAATCGCTATCATCTATTCTGAAATCAAACAAAGGATTCAATCATGA